The genomic interval TTCTGTCAAAACAGAAATAGAGGAAATCCCCTATTCCAGTGGTACTTCTGTATTATATTCCAGAAAAGCTTTGGAACAAGCAGGATTTTTCGATGAAGATTACTTTCTCTATCACGAAGATGTTGATCTTGGTATCAGGTTAAAGCTTTTTGGATTTAAAAATTTTCTCGTACCAAAATCGATTTGTTATCACAAATATGCTTTTCCAAAACAAAACAAGGTATATTTTCTGGAGAGAAATCGTTTAATATCTTTATTTAAGAATTTCAGTTTTAAAACACTTTTAATCATCTTTCCAGCTTTTCTGATCAATGAAATCGGCTTGGTTATTTTTATCCTGCTCACGGGTAATTTTTCCAAAAAGATGGAAAGCTATTTCTACTTTTTTAAGAACATTTTTCGAATTATAGTGAAGAGACGTCACATTCAGAAAAATAGGGCTATCAATGATAGAGAAATTGCCAAATTACTAGTTAGCAGAATTGAGTTTCAAGAACTGGATTTTTTCCTGCTGAAAAAAGCTGCCAATCCCTTTTTTGATCTTTACTGGAAAATTGCAAAAAAACTGATCTAATGAAACCTGACGCAACAATATTTATTCCGACCAAGAATGCTGGACCAGAGTTCAGGATAGTTTTGAAGAAAATCTGTGATCAACAAGAAAAGAACATAGAGATAATCATCTTAGATTCAGGATCAACAGATGAAACCTTGGAAATTGCCAGATCCTTTCCCGTAAAATTACATGAAATAAAACCAGTTGAATTTGGACATGGTAAAACACGTAATCTGGCTTTAGAATATGCTAAAGCTGATTTTATTGTTTTTTTATCTCAGGATGCGATCCCTTTTGATGAATTTTGGTTGTCATGTCTACTTAGAAATTTTGATGATTTGGAGGTGGTCGGTGTCTTTTCCAGACAAATCCCAAGACAAAACTCAAAGGAAGTCCAGAGATTTTTTTATCAGTATTATTTCCCTAATAAAAAAATAATCCGACCGCAATCAGAATTTAATTCCA from Candidatus Cloacimonadota bacterium carries:
- a CDS encoding glycosyltransferase family 2 protein; the protein is MKYQPLVSIILVSYNSEEYILDCLNSLSAQNYKNFNIIFVDNNSSDNSVQIVKKDSSDIITICNKNNYGFPKACNIGFQKAFEDKNVKYVICLNIDTTLDENWLEELVKVAEIYPDAGSVQSKILLHDNPQVINTAANNLTFLGFGYCGNYLEKSSVKTEIEEIPYSSGTSVLYSRKALEQAGFFDEDYFLYHEDVDLGIRLKLFGFKNFLVPKSICYHKYAFPKQNKVYFLERNRLISLFKNFSFKTLLIIFPAFLINEIGLVIFILLTGNFSKKMESYFYFFKNIFRIIVKRRHIQKNRAINDREIAKLLVSRIEFQELDFFLLKKAANPFFDLYWKIAKKLI
- a CDS encoding glycosyltransferase, with product MKPDATIFIPTKNAGPEFRIVLKKICDQQEKNIEIIILDSGSTDETLEIARSFPVKLHEIKPVEFGHGKTRNLALEYAKADFIVFLSQDAIPFDEFWLSCLLRNFDDLEVVGVFSRQIPRQNSKEVQRFFYQYYFPNKKIIRPQSEFNSSQNRFFSNVSSCIRKDVLQKYPFDETILTSEDQDWAMRVIQLGFKTFYEPDSLVIHSHDHNLKQALFSFKWVNSIY